Proteins from a single region of Anastrepha ludens isolate Willacy chromosome 5, idAnaLude1.1, whole genome shotgun sequence:
- the LOC128862938 gene encoding uncharacterized protein LOC128862938 isoform X2 yields MESNKMKRTTTREQFKGLISRMKEHPDIAKNFTRSAPNEVEQFWESVREELNSLGPPSKSISEWKKVWSDFKSAVKKKLAHNKRELQATGGGENRELPLSSLEEDVAALVGLNACVGGIKNSKEFGVPQRRIIEHATPLNSEQVVEDITPSTSKRARTNSYTSRDAICIELLENEDVENNQNIRNELRKKKRPEQFDLLDKQIGVQERLYSKVSEGVGAQELHFKNVKKELKDLTRSVDRLGDHQKKNNEILQAFLEETKRHNMAMETNAIEKLRVKQELLSIELGEVNKQLRLKK; encoded by the exons atggagagcaataaaat gaaacgCACAACCACCAGAGAGCAATTTAAAGGTTTAATATCTCGTATGAAGGAGCATCCtgatattgcaaaaaattttaccagaagtgCTCCTAACGAGGTAGAGCAATTTTGGGAGAGTGTGCGTGAGGAACTGAATTCATTAGGGCCTCCATCGAAGAGTATTTCAGAATGGAAAAAG GTTTGGTCAGATTTTAAATCAGCAGTAAAGAAAAAGTTGGCGCACAATAAAAGGGAATTACAAGCAACTGGTGGAGGCGAAAATAGGGAACTACCTTTATCGTCGCTAGAAGAAGATGTTGCTGCTCTAGTGGGCCTAAACGCCTGTGTTGGGggcattaaaaattcaaaagagtTTGGAGTGCCTCAGAGGAGAATTATTGAGCATGCCACTCCACTAAATTCAGAGCAGGTGGTTGAAGACATTACTCCATCTACATCGAAGAGAGCTCGTACAAATTCATATACTTCGAGAGACGCCATCTGCATAGAGTTGTTGGAAAATGAAGATGTGGAAAATAACCAAAACATTCGAAATGAACTCCGAAAAAAAAAGAGACCAGAGCAGTTTGACTTGTTAGACAAGCAAATCGGTGTGCAGGAGAGGTTATATTCAAAAGTTTCGGAAGGTGTTGGTGCACAGGAActacattttaaaaatgtaaaaaaggaaCTGAAAGATCTGACTAGGTCGGTTGACCGTCTGGGTGATCACCAgaagaaaaacaatgaaattctCCAAGCTTTTCTTGAGGAGACAAAAAGACATAATATGGCTATGGAGACAAATGCTATTGAAAAATTAAGGGTGAAACAAGAACTTTTAAGCATTGAATTAGGAGAAGTTAACAAGCAATTGAGACTTAAAAAATGA
- the LOC128862938 gene encoding uncharacterized protein LOC128862938 isoform X1 produces the protein MAKLIFFRKRTTTREQFKGLISRMKEHPDIAKNFTRSAPNEVEQFWESVREELNSLGPPSKSISEWKKVWSDFKSAVKKKLAHNKRELQATGGGENRELPLSSLEEDVAALVGLNACVGGIKNSKEFGVPQRRIIEHATPLNSEQVVEDITPSTSKRARTNSYTSRDAICIELLENEDVENNQNIRNELRKKKRPEQFDLLDKQIGVQERLYSKVSEGVGAQELHFKNVKKELKDLTRSVDRLGDHQKKNNEILQAFLEETKRHNMAMETNAIEKLRVKQELLSIELGEVNKQLRLKK, from the exons atggcaaaattaatattttttaggaaacgCACAACCACCAGAGAGCAATTTAAAGGTTTAATATCTCGTATGAAGGAGCATCCtgatattgcaaaaaattttaccagaagtgCTCCTAACGAGGTAGAGCAATTTTGGGAGAGTGTGCGTGAGGAACTGAATTCATTAGGGCCTCCATCGAAGAGTATTTCAGAATGGAAAAAG GTTTGGTCAGATTTTAAATCAGCAGTAAAGAAAAAGTTGGCGCACAATAAAAGGGAATTACAAGCAACTGGTGGAGGCGAAAATAGGGAACTACCTTTATCGTCGCTAGAAGAAGATGTTGCTGCTCTAGTGGGCCTAAACGCCTGTGTTGGGggcattaaaaattcaaaagagtTTGGAGTGCCTCAGAGGAGAATTATTGAGCATGCCACTCCACTAAATTCAGAGCAGGTGGTTGAAGACATTACTCCATCTACATCGAAGAGAGCTCGTACAAATTCATATACTTCGAGAGACGCCATCTGCATAGAGTTGTTGGAAAATGAAGATGTGGAAAATAACCAAAACATTCGAAATGAACTCCGAAAAAAAAAGAGACCAGAGCAGTTTGACTTGTTAGACAAGCAAATCGGTGTGCAGGAGAGGTTATATTCAAAAGTTTCGGAAGGTGTTGGTGCACAGGAActacattttaaaaatgtaaaaaaggaaCTGAAAGATCTGACTAGGTCGGTTGACCGTCTGGGTGATCACCAgaagaaaaacaatgaaattctCCAAGCTTTTCTTGAGGAGACAAAAAGACATAATATGGCTATGGAGACAAATGCTATTGAAAAATTAAGGGTGAAACAAGAACTTTTAAGCATTGAATTAGGAGAAGTTAACAAGCAATTGAGACTTAAAAAATGA
- the LOC128862937 gene encoding putative nuclease HARBI1, translating into MDSIAFFLDFNESTNNDARRTRKKVRDNAVDVFQLPDDVFVKQFRLNKIAFQYVLNILKREMLPVIKTWSISPELKLEACLRFFAEGGYQNGTGQDFNIGMAQSTVSIVLSEVLNILEATLCPRWISLAMTETEELEAKRYFFGKTRIPGIVMCVDGTHIKILKPAGDNSHLYYNRKGYYSINAMIICDHKQRIRYVNSRYAGASHDSFIWENSEASRHFQTMYENGHRSTRLLGDSGYPLLPWLITPFRNAGANTPQSRFNKSHSSGRNIVERTIGVWKNWCRCLLSARQLHYSPEKVAQIVNVAAALHNIRIHYNISDEYLEGVFESEEYENGEPVQHQRYTNEANQIRNEMLHSFL; encoded by the exons atggattcaatagctttttttttggattttaatgAAAGTACAAACAATGATGCAAGACGAACCCGGAAAAAAGTAAGGGATAATGCTGTTGACGTGTTCCAGTTGCCGGATGATGT ATTTGTTAAGCAATTCCGTCTTAATAAGATAGCTTTCCAATATGTTCTTAACATATTAAAGAGGGAAATGCTTCCTGTTATTAAAACATGGTCGATATCGCCAGAGCTCAAACTAGAAGCCTGTCTAAGATTTTTTGCTGAAGGGGGTTATCAAAATGGTACTGGGCAGGATTTTAATATTGGCATGGCGCAGTCCACAGTGTCCATAGTACTGtcagaagttttaaatattttagaggcAACACTATGCCCCAGATGGATAAGTTTGGCAATGACCGAGACTGAAGAGCTTGAAgccaaaagatatttttttggaaaaacaagaatTCCCGGCATAGTTATGTGCGTAGATGGCACCCACATAAAGATTTTGAAACCTGCTGGAGACAATTCGCACCTTTATTATAATAGGAAAGGATATTACAGTATTAATGCAATGATA ATATGTGACCATAAGCAGCGAATAAGGTATGTGAACAGTAGGTACGCAGGTGCAAGTCACGATTCCTTTATTTGGGAAAATAGTGAGGCTTCAAGACATTTCCAAACCATGTATGAAAATGGACACAGAAGCACTAGATTGTTGG GTGACTCTGGATACCCACTTTTACCCTGGCTGATAACGCCCTTCCGAAATGCCGGAGCGAATACACCCCAAAGCCGTTTCAATAAAAGCCATAGCTCGGGTCGCAATATTGTTGAACGCACAATAGGTGTCTGGAAGAATTGGTGTCGATGCTTGCTCTCAGCTCGCCAACTTCATTATTCTCCGGAAAAAGTGGCTCAAATTGTTAATGTTGCGGCGGCACTTCACAACATTCGGATCCATTATAATATTTCAGACGAATATTTAGAAGGGGTTTTTGAAAGTGAAGAGTATGAAAATGGCGAGCCTGTACAACATCAAAGGTATACCAATGAAGCAAACCAAATCCGGAATGAAATGCTACACAgctttttataa